The Posidoniimonas polymericola genome includes the window CGCGGCGAGTACCCACTAGCGGCCTAACCGGGGCGCTAGCCGCCTTACTTGGGCGCCTGCAGCCAGTCGGCGCGCCGCGGCAGACCGAACACCGCTGGACACCGAAGTGCAAGCCGTTCTGGCTTCCTTGGGGGAGTACATTCGGGTTCTCAGCGCGTACACTAATTAGTACGCTAATAATTGCGCACCCACCCGTTTGGACCCCACGGCCCCCATCGTGATTAAGTACGACTTCGAAGAGAGCATCGGGTACTGGTTGACCGTCACGCACCAGGCCTATATCCGCAACCTCGAGTCGACGCTCGCGCCGCACGGCATCACCTTCCGTCAGGCTCAGGTGCTGGGATACCTGGCAATCGAAGGCCCGCTGTCGCAGGCAGAGCTTGCGTCGAAGATGCTCATTGAACCCCCCAGCCTGGTCGGGGTGATCGACCGCATGGAGGCCAACGAACTAATCGAACGGCGCCCCTGCCCCAACGACCGGCGGAAGAAGATCATCCATACCCTAGCTTCCGCCAACCGCGTCTGGAAGAAGGTTGTCAAGTGCGCCAAGCAGGTCCGCAGCCAAGCGACCGACAACCTCACCGAACGCGAACAGGCGACGCTCAAGCGTCTGCTCGAAAAGGTCCGCAACAATGTCACCTAAGTTTCTGGTTTTAACGTCACTCGGCTGGGGCCTGTTGGTCGGGACACCGGCGACCGCCCAGCCCGGCGGCGGCGCATCGCCGGCCGTAGCGGCCCGGGCGGTGTTGCGCGAGGTGACCGACTCGCAGTCGTTTGTTGGAACGGTAACCCCGGTGAAGCGGGCGGTCGTCGGCAGCGCCGTGGCGGGCCGTGTGATCGAGTGCCCGTTCGAAGAAGGCGACCGGGTCGAAGCGTTCCAGAAGCTCGCGCAGCTGCTCACCGAGACCATCTCGCTCGAGATCGCCGCGGCCGAGGGTGAGTTCGAACTCCGCACCCAGCAGCTCGCCGAACTAGAGAACGGCTCGCGTCCCGAAGAAATCCAGCAGGCCCAGGCTCGGATGCAGGCGGCCGAGGCCCGCCGCGACTTCCTGGCCGCCCGCCGCGACCGACTGCAAGCGATCTACGAACGACGCGGGGCGGCCATCTCGGAAGACGAACTCCAGGAAGCCCGCGCCAACGCGGCCGAGGCCGAGCAGATCTACCTCGAGGCCTCCGCCGCGCACGACCTGGCGGTCGCCGGCCCTCGCCAGGAGGTCATTTCCCAGGCCAGGGCCCAGGTCCAGATTCAGCAGGCGGTGGTCGAGAAGCTCAAGGATCAGCGCAAGAAGTACACGGTCAGCAGCAAATTCGACGGTTACGTCGTGTCCAAGCAGACCGAGGTCGGCGCGTGGCTCAACCAGGGCGACCCCGTGGCCGAGGTCGTTTCGGTCGACAGCGTCGACGTCGACGTCCAGGTGGGCGAGCAGAGCCTCCCCTTCATCAGCCCCGGCAAGCAGGTCCAGGCGGTCTTCCCCGCGCTCCCCAAGCGGGTGTTCGAGGGCACGGTGCTGGCGGCCGTGCCGCAGGGCAACCTCCGCACCCGCACCTTCCCGGTGAAGGTCCGCATCAAGAACGAGATCACCGACGCCGGGCCGGTGCTCAAGCCCGGCATGTACGCCCGCGTGACGCTGCCCACCGGCGGCGCGGTGCAGGCGGTCATGGCGCCCAAGGACGGCGTCATCCACGGCGGCGTGACTCCCATGCTGTACGCGATCGACGGGGCGACGCCAGTCGGCCAAGCCGCCGCGGTGCGGCCCGTCCCCGTGGAGTTGGGGGTCGCCGAGGGCGGTCTGATTCAGGTTACCGGGCAGCTCAAACAGGGCGAC containing:
- a CDS encoding efflux RND transporter periplasmic adaptor subunit, translated to MSPKFLVLTSLGWGLLVGTPATAQPGGGASPAVAARAVLREVTDSQSFVGTVTPVKRAVVGSAVAGRVIECPFEEGDRVEAFQKLAQLLTETISLEIAAAEGEFELRTQQLAELENGSRPEEIQQAQARMQAAEARRDFLAARRDRLQAIYERRGAAISEDELQEARANAAEAEQIYLEASAAHDLAVAGPRQEVISQARAQVQIQQAVVEKLKDQRKKYTVSSKFDGYVVSKQTEVGAWLNQGDPVAEVVSVDSVDVDVQVGEQSLPFISPGKQVQAVFPALPKRVFEGTVLAAVPQGNLRTRTFPVKVRIKNEITDAGPVLKPGMYARVTLPTGGAVQAVMAPKDGVIHGGVTPMLYAIDGATPVGQAAAVRPVPVELGVAEGGLIQVTGQLKQGDLVIVQGNERLRPGQEVTITKIIGEGGVSARR
- a CDS encoding MarR family winged helix-turn-helix transcriptional regulator, producing MIKYDFEESIGYWLTVTHQAYIRNLESTLAPHGITFRQAQVLGYLAIEGPLSQAELASKMLIEPPSLVGVIDRMEANELIERRPCPNDRRKKIIHTLASANRVWKKVVKCAKQVRSQATDNLTEREQATLKRLLEKVRNNVT